The following proteins come from a genomic window of Bacteroidota bacterium:
- a CDS encoding DNA-3-methyladenine glycosylase I gives MSAYCNFVSQLEIDHLHRIYHDTAYGFPIKEDNELFGRLILEINQAGLSWTTILKKEQNFRKAYHAFNIKKIASYKEKDRERLLNDAGIIRNRLKVDAAIENAKTVLSIQKEFGSFKAWLDHHHPLDKAEWTKLFKKTFRFTGGEIVNEFLVSTGYLPQAHHENCPVFKKTVKAKPAWMQLKKTK, from the coding sequence ATGTCCGCTTACTGCAACTTCGTTTCACAACTAGAGATAGACCATCTTCACCGCATCTATCATGACACCGCCTATGGTTTTCCTATCAAAGAGGACAATGAATTATTCGGGCGATTGATCCTTGAAATAAATCAGGCGGGACTCAGTTGGACCACCATACTCAAAAAGGAACAGAATTTCAGAAAGGCCTATCATGCCTTCAACATAAAAAAAATTGCTTCCTACAAAGAAAAAGACCGCGAGCGTTTGTTAAACGATGCAGGGATTATACGAAACAGGCTCAAAGTAGATGCCGCAATTGAAAATGCGAAAACAGTGCTGAGTATACAGAAAGAGTTTGGTTCCTTCAAAGCATGGCTCGATCATCATCACCCCCTTGATAAAGCCGAATGGACAAAGCTGTTCAAGAAAACGTTTCGTTTTACAGGAGGAGAAATCGTCAATGAATTCCTTGTCAGTACCGGCTATTTGCCACAGGCACATCATGAAAATTGTCCGGTATTTAAGAAAACTGTGAAAGCGAAACCTGCGTGGATGCAATTAAAAAAAACTAAATAG
- a CDS encoding c-type cytochrome, translated as MKNTFLLLGITAILSSCSQPAPQEKAAMVDSSSVSITRGEYLVNTSGCNDCHSPKMMTDKGPVPDPALLLSGHPENLPLPGSDTATSNHWILFHMGGTAAKGPWGTSFAANLTPDPTGLGNWSEEQFFNAMRKGYYKGIEGGRMLLPLMPWPAYAQMTDEDLRSIFAYLKSLPPVKNIVPAPLPPGA; from the coding sequence ATGAAAAACACATTCCTTCTTCTGGGCATTACTGCCATCCTTAGTTCTTGTTCACAACCAGCCCCACAAGAAAAAGCGGCAATGGTTGATTCTTCTTCGGTCAGCATTACAAGAGGTGAGTACCTTGTAAATACCAGTGGCTGCAACGACTGTCATTCTCCAAAAATGATGACGGATAAAGGACCCGTTCCTGATCCTGCATTGTTACTTTCCGGCCACCCTGAAAATCTTCCCCTACCCGGTTCTGACACTGCTACCTCGAACCATTGGATTTTATTCCATATGGGTGGTACCGCTGCTAAAGGTCCATGGGGAACATCCTTCGCTGCAAACCTGACGCCTGATCCGACCGGCCTTGGTAATTGGTCAGAAGAGCAGTTTTTTAATGCTATGCGAAAAGGATATTACAAAGGTATTGAGGGGGGGCGTATGTTACTTCCCCTGATGCCCTGGCCAGCCTATGCTCAAATGACGGACGAAGATCTGCGCTCAATTTTTGCATACCTGAAAAGTTTGCCGCCGGTAAAAAATATAGTTCCTGCTCCCCTTCCTCCCGGAGCATAA
- a CDS encoding toxin-antitoxin system YwqK family antitoxin — protein sequence MKSQPEGNWKWFYPNGKLLREENFKNGKEEGPSKEYDEFDNIIAEGNMTGGLREGPWKYKNGQYIAEGNYVEGNQDGVWKQFYSNGKLAFEGEYFEGQENGVHKFFFDDGKPKEERKYRLGLKEGEWKVWDETGELILTTTYERGEVKKMEGVKVN from the coding sequence TTGAAAAGTCAACCCGAGGGTAACTGGAAATGGTTTTACCCGAATGGTAAGCTACTACGTGAAGAAAATTTCAAGAATGGAAAAGAAGAAGGTCCAAGTAAGGAATACGATGAGTTTGACAACATCATTGCCGAGGGGAATATGACAGGAGGTTTGCGTGAAGGTCCCTGGAAATACAAGAACGGACAATACATCGCTGAAGGAAATTATGTAGAGGGAAATCAGGATGGGGTGTGGAAGCAATTTTATTCCAATGGAAAGTTAGCCTTTGAAGGGGAATATTTTGAAGGACAGGAAAACGGAGTACATAAATTTTTCTTTGACGATGGTAAGCCCAAGGAAGAACGCAAGTATCGTCTCGGTTTAAAAGAGGGAGAGTGGAAAGTATGGGACGAAACCGGCGAACTTATTTTAACAACGACGTATGAGCGGGGAGAGGTTAAAAAGATGGAAGGCGTTAAAGTGAATTAA
- a CDS encoding class I SAM-dependent methyltransferase: MLLLTPEKFTDYELLDCGDFEKLERFGKYITIRPEPQAVWSRKWEVKEWEKRAHVRFVPKSSSAGTWKKLKDMPDQWRMQYAFNKTDVICFRLGLTSFKHVGIFPEQAVNWEYIYNNIKTIRKTIDQPRVLNLFAYTGGASLAAKAAGADITHLDSIKQVVTWAKENMELSHLDGIRWLVEDAMTYVKREVKRGKKYHGIILDPPAYGHGPDGEHWKLEEMINDMMKYVSELLEPENSFLVLNTYSLGFSSLIIKNLMEDHFGKRGATAECGEIYLQATSGVVLPLGVVGRI, from the coding sequence ATGTTACTCCTCACTCCCGAAAAATTTACTGATTACGAACTACTTGACTGTGGTGATTTTGAGAAATTAGAACGTTTTGGAAAGTACATTACCATCCGCCCCGAGCCGCAGGCTGTCTGGAGTAGAAAATGGGAGGTAAAAGAATGGGAGAAGAGAGCACATGTGCGTTTTGTTCCTAAGAGCAGTTCAGCAGGAACCTGGAAAAAGTTGAAAGATATGCCCGATCAATGGCGGATGCAGTATGCTTTTAATAAGACAGATGTAATTTGTTTCCGGTTGGGATTAACTTCTTTTAAGCATGTAGGGATATTTCCGGAACAGGCTGTCAACTGGGAGTATATCTACAATAACATAAAGACAATTCGTAAAACGATTGATCAGCCTCGTGTTTTAAATTTGTTTGCCTATACCGGTGGAGCATCCCTTGCTGCCAAAGCTGCCGGTGCAGATATCACGCATCTTGACTCTATAAAACAAGTGGTGACCTGGGCGAAAGAGAATATGGAGCTAAGTCATCTCGATGGTATTCGCTGGCTGGTGGAAGATGCAATGACCTATGTAAAACGCGAAGTAAAAAGAGGTAAGAAATATCATGGTATTATTCTCGATCCGCCTGCCTACGGACATGGTCCCGATGGAGAGCATTGGAAACTCGAGGAAATGATCAATGATATGATGAAGTACGTCTCTGAATTACTTGAACCTGAAAACTCCTTTTTAGTCCTGAACACCTACTCCCTCGGTTTCTCTTCTCTCATCATTAAAAACTTAATGGAAGATCATTTCGGAAAAAGAGGAGCAACAGCCGAATGCGGAGAAATCTATTTACAGGCTACTAGCGGCGTGGTGTTACCATTAGGTGTTGTAGGAAGAATTTAG
- a CDS encoding T9SS type A sorting domain-containing protein has product MTISYPRLSVIALLFLTVRLVAQPGNLIWGTRLGGGLNSGSILNYAIGSNVVTNEFDYYRTYIGYLPSGGALTAGPDSMIYGTTGAGTFREKGNIFKYNPYDGVYTQIYEIKSGDAVKFPCNDLYIDSGFVMYGVSTEGGGNGSIYKYEINTNVLTVLHLLNGSDGMRPLSGLMKAANGLFYGSTNEGGTFGFGVIYSFDPVTNVYSVLHHFNNEGCTGKLIEYSPGNLYGVGKTGGQFALGHLFKLELNSNTFTRLHSFDIIGGTKPHGPLLIASDGFLYGTTSEGGLNNSGTIYRFDTSGNQYSVLHHFNGISKVRNALCEGVPGIFYGSAEDVPGINDGVVFRFDASSGFLTMVDTINSERNGSIVENSFIKHPNGRLYGYRNSILSGTPAFDGVVVSVDPITETVNNEFVFDQYPTGHFPIGSYVAASDGNLYGIHAGSEYYFDKYLVKYSSSGDTMEVVHTFQDRSLFETTSLQGNLIEKNGVIWGCVEHSDSFPDGAVFNYTIQTGIYAEVINFDTIPGFKSPRYFQMGADGNFYGICYHKTNFSIEYIYRLNPLTLQFDTLLRYGVNGIIGNGSMGDLSFNPARTKFSGMSARTGITNIGNLFIYDIIGDSLTFALNLTDPIVSSYFERSHHFINDSLFIGINYDPTYSLGYGMIWKLNLTDTSFANIYNYPSTLTQHYFSQFTMDNFDLMSDGKIYGIVNISQDDVLMRINPITGNVTSLKTITSQKGIQPGGKLIELPFFTGVENQNGISSVLKLYPNPCDDFLVLKGTLKNKMVSIYDINGRVIHELLSEDIHTRINTSSLKQGFYLLRYFDGKKYTSIKFIKN; this is encoded by the coding sequence ATGACCATTTCTTACCCCAGGCTTTCTGTCATAGCATTACTTTTTCTTACTGTTCGGTTGGTGGCACAACCGGGCAACCTGATTTGGGGAACCCGGCTGGGTGGAGGATTAAACAGCGGATCTATTTTGAACTATGCTATCGGAAGCAACGTCGTTACCAATGAATTTGACTATTACCGGACATATATCGGCTATTTACCATCCGGCGGGGCGTTGACAGCAGGGCCCGATTCCATGATTTACGGTACTACCGGTGCCGGAACTTTTCGGGAAAAGGGAAATATCTTTAAATACAATCCTTACGATGGTGTTTACACCCAAATTTATGAGATAAAAAGTGGCGATGCCGTGAAATTCCCTTGCAATGATTTATATATTGATTCCGGTTTTGTCATGTATGGTGTTTCAACAGAAGGAGGAGGGAATGGAAGTATTTATAAATATGAAATAAATACCAACGTGCTTACGGTCCTGCACCTGTTGAATGGTAGCGATGGCATGCGCCCGCTTTCGGGATTGATGAAAGCTGCTAACGGTTTATTTTACGGATCAACCAACGAAGGAGGAACGTTCGGTTTTGGTGTGATTTATTCTTTTGATCCGGTTACGAATGTCTATTCCGTTTTGCATCATTTCAACAATGAAGGGTGTACGGGGAAATTGATTGAATATTCGCCGGGGAACCTTTACGGTGTAGGGAAAACAGGTGGACAATTTGCTCTGGGACATCTCTTCAAACTCGAGTTGAATTCAAACACTTTTACACGTTTACATTCGTTTGATATCATTGGCGGAACAAAGCCCCATGGACCACTTCTCATAGCAAGCGACGGGTTTTTATATGGTACTACTTCTGAGGGTGGTTTAAACAATAGTGGTACAATTTATCGATTCGATACATCAGGAAATCAATATTCGGTACTGCATCATTTCAATGGCATCTCTAAAGTGCGTAATGCTTTATGCGAAGGTGTGCCGGGTATTTTTTATGGAAGTGCGGAGGACGTTCCTGGCATAAATGATGGTGTTGTTTTTCGTTTCGATGCATCATCAGGATTTCTCACTATGGTCGATACCATCAATAGCGAACGCAATGGAAGTATTGTAGAAAACAGCTTTATAAAACATCCAAATGGCCGGCTTTACGGGTATAGAAACAGTATTCTCAGCGGGACCCCTGCATTTGATGGAGTTGTTGTCTCCGTTGATCCCATTACCGAAACTGTAAACAATGAATTTGTATTTGACCAATATCCAACTGGACATTTTCCTATCGGCAGTTATGTGGCTGCTTCAGATGGAAATTTATATGGAATCCATGCGGGCTCTGAATATTACTTTGACAAATACCTTGTGAAATATTCTTCTTCCGGGGACACCATGGAAGTGGTACATACTTTTCAGGACAGGAGTCTTTTTGAAACCACTTCTTTACAAGGCAATCTCATCGAAAAAAATGGTGTCATTTGGGGATGTGTGGAACATTCAGATTCCTTCCCGGATGGCGCAGTCTTCAACTATACCATTCAAACCGGAATTTATGCTGAAGTCATCAACTTCGATACAATTCCCGGTTTTAAATCTCCCCGTTACTTTCAAATGGGTGCTGATGGTAATTTTTACGGGATCTGTTATCACAAGACCAATTTCAGCATAGAATATATTTATCGATTAAATCCATTAACACTTCAGTTTGATACCTTGCTAAGGTACGGTGTAAATGGTATCATTGGAAATGGATCGATGGGTGACCTCTCCTTTAACCCGGCAAGAACAAAATTTTCAGGTATGAGTGCAAGAACAGGAATTACCAATATCGGCAACCTTTTCATCTATGATATTATTGGGGATAGTCTGACCTTTGCACTAAATTTAACGGACCCGATTGTATCCTCCTATTTTGAACGTTCCCATCATTTCATAAATGATTCACTTTTTATCGGGATTAATTACGACCCTACTTATTCATTGGGGTATGGTATGATTTGGAAATTAAATTTAACAGATACCTCCTTCGCCAATATATATAATTACCCTTCTACATTAACTCAGCATTATTTCTCACAATTTACCATGGATAATTTTGATCTCATGTCGGATGGAAAAATATATGGTATCGTCAATATCTCTCAGGACGATGTGTTGATGCGGATCAATCCCATTACAGGAAATGTAACTTCTTTGAAAACTATTACTTCTCAAAAAGGTATTCAACCGGGTGGTAAATTAATAGAGCTTCCTTTTTTTACCGGTGTAGAAAATCAGAATGGAATATCTTCTGTTCTGAAATTATATCCCAATCCTTGTGATGATTTCCTTGTGTTGAAAGGAACGTTAAAAAATAAAATGGTTTCCATCTATGATATTAATGGAAGAGTAATTCACGAGCTGTTATCCGAGGATATTCATACCCGGATAAATACTTCTTCGTTAAAACAAGGATTTTATTTGCTCCGCTATTTTGATGGAAAGAAATACACTTCGATTAAATTTATCAAAAACTAA
- a CDS encoding tryptophan-rich sensory protein gives MKSKPFLLLISILIPLTTGGISGYFTSEGITGWYQTLNAPSFNPPGWIFGPVWTTLYIIMGISLYLVLIKPDSALRTTAIRVFFLQLTLNFLWSFFFFYFRNIGLALVDILLMWGSIVWMIMLFRRIHPAAGYMNIPYLLWVSFATVLNGAYLFLN, from the coding sequence ATGAAAAGCAAACCATTTCTTCTCCTCATTTCCATATTAATTCCATTGACCACCGGTGGTATTTCCGGTTACTTCACTTCAGAAGGAATAACAGGTTGGTACCAAACATTGAATGCCCCTTCCTTTAATCCACCCGGTTGGATCTTCGGTCCGGTATGGACAACCCTTTATATAATAATGGGTATTTCTCTGTATCTGGTATTGATAAAACCCGATTCCGCACTTAGAACAACCGCCATCAGAGTTTTCTTTTTGCAGCTCACGCTCAATTTCCTCTGGAGTTTTTTCTTTTTCTATTTTAGAAATATCGGCCTCGCACTCGTCGATATACTTTTAATGTGGGGAAGTATTGTCTGGATGATCATGCTCTTCCGACGAATCCATCCTGCTGCCGGATACATGAACATTCCGTATTTGCTCTGGGTGAGTTTTGCGACAGTACTTAATGGAGCATATTTATTCCTGAACTAA
- the nadA gene encoding quinolinate synthase NadA codes for MSHPITASELQLQGFVNEPVDPRLDLFEAIRDLKVQKNAVILAHYYQDSDIQDIADYIGDSLGLAQEAARTKADMIVFAGVHFMAETAKLLNPTKKVVMPDSRAGCSLADSCPPDEFRKFREAHPDHIVISYINCTAAIKAQSDIICTSSNAVKVVQSVPAATPIIFAPDKNLGAWVAKKTGRDLLLWDGTCMVHEIFSLEKITKLKAQHPDALFIAHPECEEVVLKLADFIGSTTGMLNFTKENPANAFIVATESGILHQMAKASPTKTFIPAPPNNNCACNDCPHMKLNTLEKLYLCMKHERPEVTIDPALFDAALKPLQRMLEISK; via the coding sequence ATGTCACATCCAATCACAGCATCTGAACTCCAACTGCAGGGTTTCGTCAATGAACCTGTAGATCCACGCCTGGACCTTTTTGAGGCCATTCGTGACCTAAAAGTGCAGAAAAATGCTGTTATATTGGCACATTATTACCAGGATTCTGATATTCAGGATATTGCGGACTACATCGGTGATAGTTTAGGATTGGCGCAAGAGGCAGCCAGGACCAAAGCGGATATGATCGTTTTTGCAGGTGTTCATTTTATGGCTGAAACTGCTAAGTTGTTGAATCCTACCAAAAAAGTAGTCATGCCGGATTCCAGGGCTGGTTGTTCGCTCGCTGATTCTTGTCCACCGGATGAGTTTAGAAAATTCCGCGAAGCGCATCCTGACCATATTGTGATCAGTTACATCAACTGCACCGCGGCGATTAAGGCACAGAGTGATATCATTTGCACGTCGAGCAATGCCGTGAAAGTAGTGCAGAGTGTACCGGCAGCGACACCTATTATTTTTGCTCCCGATAAAAACCTGGGTGCCTGGGTAGCCAAGAAGACCGGTCGCGATCTCTTATTATGGGACGGTACCTGCATGGTGCATGAAATTTTCTCCTTGGAAAAGATTACCAAATTAAAAGCGCAACATCCGGATGCTTTGTTCATTGCTCATCCCGAGTGTGAAGAAGTTGTATTGAAACTTGCCGATTTTATCGGATCTACTACAGGTATGCTGAATTTCACAAAGGAAAATCCCGCAAATGCTTTCATTGTTGCCACAGAAAGCGGTATTTTACATCAGATGGCAAAAGCATCTCCCACAAAAACTTTTATTCCGGCACCTCCCAATAACAACTGCGCCTGCAACGATTGTCCACACATGAAACTCAATACACTGGAAAAACTCTATCTCTGCATGAAACACGAGCGCCCCGAAGTAACTATTGATCCTGCTCTCTTTGATGCTGCCCTAAAACCCCTGCAAAGAATGCTGGAAATTAGTAAGTAA
- a CDS encoding T9SS type A sorting domain-containing protein: MFNSSFRHSIFFILISALHLSAQPGNLIWGTWSGGALNNGTILNYNTGTNVVKKEFDFYRTHIGSEPFGGVLTVGPDSMIYGTTSTGTFRERGNIFKYNPYDSVYTEIYEFKNVDAVYGPCNDLYIDSTLVIYGTSSDGGGYGSIYKYNLNTNLLTILHQFNGLDGSFPLSGLTKASNGLFYGVTNDGGIGTHGVIYSFDPVNNNFSVLYHFNFNSANGRPLFKLIEYSPGVLYGVTEQGGVNSLGTIFKFNVNSNTYTNLYSFNTATGGRPNGPLLIGSSGLLYGTTDVGGVINGTIFSFDPLGNQLTVLYNFIGATEHSGLCEGAPGVFYGNSDYTNSTVYGAIYKFELSTGLITYIHTINDALDAVIGKNGYIKHPNNRLYGYRSYAYYSKPAADGTLFSIDPVTDTVNREFIFDQCPMGYGLLGSYLAASDGNLYGINDYGHYFFDKYLVKYTPSADTMEVLHTFQDRNPWDQSTFLHGNLIEKNGVIWGCIVESDSFPDGAVFTYDIQLQTYNEVISFDTIPNFSFPRYFQMGADGNFYGICYHKTDFSIEYIYRLNPVTFLFDTLLRYDVNSVIGQSASGDLSFNQARTKFSGMSSRTGTTTVGNLFIYDIIGDSLTFALNLTDTIVSSYFTRSHHLINDSIIIGINIDPAIMIGTGLIWKLNLMDTTFSTIYTFPSTVTQHYWYQFSNDNYNLMSDGNLYGVVNISQDDVLMRINPITESVTALNSISFQKGHEPGGKLIELPVITGIVNTKDPSLVNLYPNPCNDFIVLNGTIKYKTISIYDINGRVIREMYSDDMNTRINTTSLKQGFYLLRYFDGEKYTSMKFIKN; the protein is encoded by the coding sequence ATGTTCAATTCATCCTTCAGACATTCGATTTTTTTTATTTTAATTTCAGCTTTACACCTGTCTGCACAACCCGGAAATCTGATTTGGGGAACGTGGTCTGGCGGTGCATTAAATAATGGTACCATTTTAAACTATAATACAGGAACCAATGTAGTAAAAAAGGAGTTTGATTTTTATCGTACTCATATAGGTTCCGAACCCTTTGGAGGAGTATTGACTGTCGGACCGGATTCCATGATTTATGGTACTACAAGTACAGGTACCTTCCGCGAAAGGGGAAATATTTTTAAATACAATCCATATGATAGTGTATATACCGAGATCTATGAATTTAAAAATGTAGATGCAGTGTATGGACCTTGCAATGACTTATATATTGATTCCACGCTTGTCATTTATGGAACTTCATCGGATGGAGGTGGATATGGAAGTATTTATAAATACAATTTAAACACAAACCTGCTTACCATACTTCATCAGTTCAATGGTCTTGACGGGTCATTTCCACTTTCGGGTTTAACAAAAGCTTCTAATGGTTTATTTTACGGCGTAACAAATGATGGAGGAATTGGAACCCACGGTGTAATTTATTCTTTTGATCCCGTAAACAATAATTTTTCTGTGTTGTATCATTTCAATTTCAATTCCGCCAACGGACGACCACTCTTTAAACTTATTGAATACTCTCCCGGGGTACTTTATGGAGTAACGGAACAAGGGGGAGTGAATTCTTTAGGAACAATATTTAAATTTAATGTGAATTCCAATACTTATACAAATCTATATTCTTTCAATACTGCAACTGGTGGTAGGCCAAACGGTCCACTCCTAATTGGTTCAAGTGGTCTTTTATATGGTACAACAGACGTAGGGGGTGTAATTAATGGTACAATTTTTAGCTTTGATCCTTTGGGAAATCAACTTACGGTGCTTTATAATTTCATAGGTGCTACTGAACACAGCGGGCTTTGCGAAGGGGCGCCGGGTGTCTTTTATGGAAATAGTGATTATACAAATTCAACCGTTTATGGTGCTATTTATAAATTTGAACTTTCTACCGGGCTTATTACTTATATCCATACTATCAATGATGCACTTGATGCTGTTATTGGAAAAAATGGCTACATAAAGCATCCAAACAACCGTCTTTATGGATATAGGTCTTATGCTTATTATAGTAAGCCGGCAGCAGACGGCACACTTTTTTCAATTGATCCGGTAACGGACACTGTTAACAGGGAATTTATTTTTGATCAATGTCCTATGGGGTATGGCTTACTTGGAAGTTATTTAGCTGCATCAGATGGTAATTTATATGGGATCAATGATTATGGCCATTATTTTTTTGATAAATACCTTGTGAAGTATACTCCATCGGCAGATACCATGGAAGTATTACATACTTTTCAGGACAGGAATCCTTGGGATCAAAGCACCTTTTTACACGGAAACCTCATCGAAAAAAATGGTGTAATATGGGGCTGTATTGTGGAGTCAGACTCCTTCCCTGATGGTGCCGTATTCACTTATGATATTCAATTGCAGACATACAACGAAGTAATAAGCTTTGATACTATTCCTAATTTTAGTTTTCCCCGCTATTTTCAAATGGGGGCAGATGGTAATTTTTATGGGATCTGTTATCACAAGACTGATTTTAGCATAGAATATATTTATAGATTAAACCCTGTAACGTTTCTGTTTGACACTTTGCTCAGATATGATGTAAATTCAGTAATCGGTCAAAGTGCGTCCGGCGATCTTTCATTTAATCAGGCAAGAACTAAGTTTTCAGGCATGAGTTCCAGAACAGGAACTACAACTGTTGGCAACCTCTTTATCTATGATATCATTGGTGATAGCCTGACCTTTGCACTAAATTTAACGGACACTATTGTATCTTCTTATTTTACCCGATCACATCATTTAATAAATGATTCTATAATTATAGGTATAAACATAGACCCTGCTATTATGATCGGTACCGGCTTAATCTGGAAATTGAATTTAATGGATACCACCTTTTCAACTATTTATACATTTCCTTCAACGGTAACTCAACATTATTGGTACCAATTTAGTAATGATAATTATAACCTGATGTCTGATGGAAACTTATATGGCGTCGTCAATATTTCTCAGGACGATGTGTTGATGCGTATCAATCCTATTACAGAAAGCGTCACCGCTTTAAATTCCATTAGTTTTCAAAAAGGACATGAACCCGGTGGTAAATTAATAGAACTTCCGGTTATCACAGGTATAGTTAATACAAAAGATCCATCTTTAGTTAATTTATATCCCAACCCTTGTAATGATTTTATTGTGTTGAATGGAACAATAAAATATAAAACGATTTCCATCTATGATATTAACGGGAGAGTGATTCGGGAGATGTATTCCGATGATATGAACACCCGAATAAATACTACTTCTTTAAAACAAGGATTTTATTTACTCCGGTATTTTGACGGGGAGAAATACACTTCGATGAAATTTATTAAAAACTAA